Proteins encoded within one genomic window of Nitrospina gracilis 3/211:
- a CDS encoding tRNA dihydrouridine synthase, which translates to MNVPIQKPTTLAATETAYPLIQRMRNPYWMAPMSGITDLCYRHLIDEMGAGVIISELVSAKGLVYSSERTAKMIRVHENPGTLVGIQLFGEDADDYVRVAPQVQEQGAHFIDINLGCPVKKVVKKGCGSALMRDPEKLYVFLQHIRANIDLPLTVKMRTGWSHEELTIHECVDAAKQAGCQWVAIHGRTRQQGYSGQADWELIADVKRNTDIPIIGNGDIRSADRARQLLEESGVDAVMIGRGALRDPWIFKECTGELGDTLSPTPTELLHRFHEMLEPVYDMRRTLLYLRKLAVWMAYGYPGAAAFRGMMFSLPTVRQVLTEGEAFFRKVAHLPRPKFDEAEAFMMGGHG; encoded by the coding sequence ATGAACGTACCGATACAAAAACCGACGACGTTAGCTGCTACAGAGACCGCGTATCCGTTGATCCAGCGCATGCGCAATCCGTACTGGATGGCGCCGATGTCCGGCATCACCGACCTCTGCTACCGCCACCTGATCGACGAGATGGGCGCGGGTGTGATCATCTCGGAGCTGGTGTCGGCGAAGGGACTGGTGTACAGCTCGGAACGCACGGCGAAGATGATCCGCGTCCATGAAAATCCCGGCACACTGGTCGGTATTCAACTGTTCGGCGAGGATGCCGACGATTACGTCCGCGTCGCGCCGCAGGTGCAGGAACAGGGCGCGCATTTCATCGACATCAACCTCGGTTGCCCGGTGAAGAAGGTGGTGAAGAAAGGGTGCGGGTCGGCGCTCATGCGCGATCCGGAAAAGCTGTATGTTTTTCTCCAGCACATCCGCGCAAACATCGACCTCCCGCTCACTGTGAAAATGCGCACCGGGTGGAGTCATGAAGAACTCACCATCCACGAATGCGTCGATGCGGCGAAGCAGGCGGGGTGCCAGTGGGTGGCCATCCACGGCCGCACGCGCCAGCAGGGCTACAGCGGGCAGGCCGACTGGGAGTTGATCGCCGACGTCAAACGCAACACCGATATCCCCATCATCGGCAACGGCGACATCCGCAGTGCCGACCGCGCCCGGCAACTGCTTGAGGAAAGCGGCGTCGATGCGGTGATGATCGGTCGTGGCGCCCTGCGTGATCCGTGGATTTTCAAGGAATGCACCGGCGAACTGGGAGACACGTTGTCCCCCACGCCGACGGAGCTGCTGCACCGGTTTCATGAAATGCTGGAGCCGGTGTACGACATGCGGCGCACCCTGTTGTACCTGCGAAAGCTGGCAGTGTGGATGGCGTACGGCTATCCCGGCGCGGCGGCTTTTCGCGGTATGATGTTTTCACTGCCCACGGTGCGCCAGGTGTTGACCGAAGGCGAGGCCTTTTTTCGCAAGGTGGCGCACCTGCCCAGGCCGAAGTTCGACGAGGCGGAGGCTTTCATGATGGGGGGTCATGGTTAA
- a CDS encoding DUF2231 domain-containing protein has translation MNFALVHPLIVHFPVALLTSGSVLELYGRLQKEPVAERAGRFNVQFGFWALLVAVAVGLLGLLDLEVQDKFRSFLGSHVLFAFSTVTVYTLGMVCYRFRSRAWADWLYLLLLAVGLCTTLVTGYYGGELVHRFGLPSGDQPLVE, from the coding sequence ATGAACTTCGCGCTGGTACATCCGTTGATCGTGCATTTCCCGGTGGCCCTGCTCACCAGCGGGAGCGTTCTGGAGTTATACGGCCGCCTGCAGAAGGAGCCGGTGGCGGAACGTGCCGGACGCTTCAACGTGCAGTTCGGGTTCTGGGCGCTGCTTGTCGCAGTGGCGGTGGGTTTGCTGGGACTGCTCGACCTGGAAGTGCAGGACAAATTCCGTTCGTTTTTGGGCTCGCACGTTCTGTTTGCCTTCAGCACAGTGACCGTGTACACCCTGGGCATGGTCTGCTACCGTTTCCGTTCCAGAGCCTGGGCGGACTGGTTGTATCTGTTGTTATTGGCGGTGGGATTGTGCACCACGCTGGTGACGGGGTACTACGGCGGCGAACTGGTGCACCGGTTCGGCCTGCCTTCGGGCGATCAGCCGCTGGTGGAGTGA
- a CDS encoding TrmH family RNA methyltransferase has translation MTARNPSTPRDQNPRRKPPPKKKHTPVKEREWTLCGWNACMRAFEERPEDLLRLYYHKDRSKALYRVKQWCAKRKLPYRELDDDSLNRAAGGVHHEGVVMVTRPLHALSLYKLLEKPVPADWIGVAFDGVANTHNVGAVLRSCGYFGVRGVLLDKEQRQVAVASSTARTAEGALEVVPVYDCADLASGLRDIKGKGVFVLGTDPEAKESLYEADIPFPCMLVLGGEREGLSKRVRGRCDRVVRIPGENTIQSLNVSVAAGVVLGELFRRLHAPPNTSSS, from the coding sequence GTGACCGCCCGCAACCCCTCCACTCCGCGCGATCAAAACCCGCGCCGCAAACCGCCGCCGAAAAAAAAACACACTCCCGTCAAGGAACGCGAATGGACGCTGTGTGGCTGGAACGCCTGTATGCGCGCGTTCGAGGAACGGCCGGAGGACCTGCTCCGTCTTTACTACCACAAGGACCGCTCGAAAGCGTTGTACCGGGTCAAGCAGTGGTGCGCCAAACGCAAACTGCCTTACCGCGAACTGGATGACGACTCCCTGAACCGAGCGGCGGGAGGGGTGCATCACGAGGGAGTGGTGATGGTCACGCGTCCGCTTCATGCACTCTCCCTCTACAAACTGCTGGAGAAGCCGGTGCCCGCCGACTGGATCGGGGTCGCTTTCGACGGCGTGGCCAACACCCACAACGTCGGTGCGGTGCTTCGTTCGTGCGGCTACTTCGGCGTGCGCGGGGTTCTGCTGGACAAGGAACAACGACAAGTGGCGGTGGCTTCCTCCACCGCGCGCACGGCGGAAGGTGCATTGGAGGTGGTGCCGGTGTACGACTGCGCCGATCTCGCCTCCGGCCTGCGGGATATCAAAGGAAAAGGCGTGTTCGTGCTGGGCACCGACCCGGAGGCCAAGGAATCCCTCTACGAGGCCGACATACCGTTTCCCTGTATGCTGGTGCTGGGCGGCGAGCGCGAAGGGTTGTCGAAACGCGTGCGCGGGCGTTGCGACCGGGTGGTGCGCATACCCGGGGAAAATACGATTCAATCTCTCAACGTGTCGGTCGCGGCAGGGGTGGTGCTGGGCGAGCTGTTCCGCCGTCTGCACGCTCCTCCCAATACTTCATCATCATGA
- the glyQ gene encoding glycine--tRNA ligase subunit alpha, protein MHFQNVIMKLNEYWTSRGCVLHQPYDTEAGAGTFNPATFFRVLGPEPFRAAYVEPSRRPTDGRYGENPNRLQHYYQYQVILKPSPEDVQEQYLGSLRALGIDPLQHDIRFVEDDWESPTLGAWGLGWEVWLDGMEITQFTYFQQVGSLDLSPVTVELTYGLERITMYLQNIDNVYDLQWNDEFTYGDIHLETEKQFSRYNFEASSKERLFQWFDMYEAEARALLEQDLVLPAYDYTLKCSHTFNLLDARGAISVTERTGFIGRVRKLARLCAEGYVRQREEMGFPLLRGAQAPIPSKA, encoded by the coding sequence ATGCATTTTCAAAACGTCATCATGAAGTTAAACGAATACTGGACCTCGCGCGGCTGCGTGCTGCACCAGCCCTACGATACCGAGGCCGGCGCGGGCACATTCAATCCCGCCACCTTCTTCCGCGTGCTGGGACCGGAACCGTTCCGCGCGGCATACGTGGAGCCGTCGCGCCGTCCCACCGACGGACGCTACGGCGAAAACCCCAACCGTCTGCAACACTATTATCAGTACCAGGTGATTTTAAAACCCTCACCGGAAGACGTTCAGGAACAGTATCTCGGAAGCCTGCGCGCGCTGGGGATCGACCCCCTGCAACATGACATCCGCTTCGTCGAGGACGACTGGGAATCGCCGACCCTGGGCGCGTGGGGACTGGGCTGGGAGGTGTGGCTGGACGGCATGGAGATCACGCAGTTCACCTACTTCCAGCAGGTGGGGAGCCTCGACCTCTCACCGGTAACGGTGGAACTGACCTACGGGCTGGAGCGCATCACCATGTACCTGCAGAACATCGACAACGTGTACGACCTGCAATGGAACGACGAGTTCACCTACGGTGACATCCACCTGGAGACGGAAAAGCAGTTCTCGCGTTACAACTTCGAGGCGTCCAGCAAGGAACGCCTGTTCCAGTGGTTCGACATGTACGAGGCGGAAGCGCGCGCCCTGCTGGAGCAGGACCTGGTTTTGCCCGCCTACGACTACACCCTGAAGTGTTCGCACACCTTCAATCTGCTCGACGCGCGCGGCGCCATCAGCGTCACCGAACGCACGGGATTCATTGGCCGCGTGAGGAAACTCGCCCGCCTCTGCGCCGAAGGTTACGTCCGTCAGCGCGAGGAAATGGGATTTCCCCTTTTGCGCGGGGCGCAGGCCCCCATCCCCTCAAAGGCATAA
- a CDS encoding cyclic nucleotide-binding domain-containing protein, translating into MMDQATLQHWVEANNFFQFMDSEERTHLYSFKDHWKFVKPGECVVRVGETDYGFFVIVKGTFSVIKPEDIFLAHLNPGDLFGEVSLKSRRKRYSNVVADEEGIVFKVDDILLKKISPALHLKIKNQVIEVLIRRLDDMNQRLVKLTRMR; encoded by the coding sequence ATGATGGATCAGGCAACGCTTCAGCACTGGGTGGAGGCGAACAATTTTTTCCAGTTCATGGATTCGGAAGAGCGGACGCACCTGTATTCGTTCAAGGACCACTGGAAATTCGTGAAGCCCGGCGAATGCGTGGTGCGCGTCGGTGAGACGGATTACGGGTTTTTCGTTATTGTCAAAGGCACGTTCAGCGTCATCAAGCCGGAAGACATTTTCCTCGCGCATCTGAACCCCGGCGACCTGTTCGGCGAAGTCAGCCTCAAATCCCGCCGCAAACGTTACAGCAACGTGGTGGCGGATGAAGAAGGCATCGTGTTCAAGGTCGATGACATCCTGTTAAAAAAAATCAGCCCGGCGCTGCATCTGAAAATCAAAAACCAGGTTATTGAAGTGTTGATCCGCCGGCTGGACGACATGAACCAGCGGCTGGTCAAGCTCACCCGCATGCGCTGA
- a CDS encoding lysylphosphatidylglycerol synthase transmembrane domain-containing protein: MKRSGQLIIGMLVAVAAVYYTVRNVSMEELLDSFANVHYGYLAISALMMILTYVARAVRWRVLLAPVKEVRTIELGSPLMVGFMAGVLPARAGELIRAFLLGKKLNMSFASALATIVVERLFDMVLLLMLFAWLLVFHADMLESKIAWSGIPIQTIAFQFGLASVVLVVGLVVFIYLLIYHEERAMKLVHWFMKPFPETFQYKIVQMAETFSQGLHVVKSLRSLMWVFVATAAVWALVILQYYPLYFAYDLNEKTLASTILLTVMICIFITILPTPAFLGSLNAGVLIALHEIMNEPEVAAVSFGFVAWGLNFIVVMVGGIYFILHDHISVKNLVDIEEEV; this comes from the coding sequence TTGAAACGATCCGGTCAACTGATCATCGGCATGCTGGTGGCCGTTGCGGCGGTGTACTACACCGTGCGCAACGTCTCGATGGAGGAGTTGCTCGACTCCTTCGCCAACGTTCATTACGGCTACCTGGCCATCTCCGCGTTGATGATGATCCTCACCTATGTCGCGCGGGCGGTGCGCTGGCGCGTTCTGCTCGCGCCGGTGAAGGAAGTGCGGACCATCGAACTGGGTTCGCCGCTGATGGTGGGGTTCATGGCGGGGGTCCTGCCGGCACGTGCGGGCGAATTGATCCGGGCTTTTTTGCTGGGCAAGAAGTTGAACATGTCGTTCGCCAGCGCGCTGGCCACCATTGTCGTCGAACGCCTGTTCGACATGGTTCTGCTTCTCATGCTGTTTGCGTGGTTGCTGGTGTTTCATGCCGACATGCTGGAATCCAAAATTGCCTGGTCGGGAATACCGATTCAAACGATCGCATTCCAGTTCGGGCTGGCGAGCGTGGTGCTGGTAGTGGGGCTGGTGGTGTTTATTTACCTGTTGATCTACCACGAAGAGCGCGCCATGAAACTGGTGCACTGGTTCATGAAACCGTTTCCGGAAACATTCCAGTACAAGATCGTGCAAATGGCGGAAACGTTCAGCCAGGGGTTGCACGTGGTCAAGAGCCTGCGCTCCCTGATGTGGGTGTTCGTGGCGACGGCGGCAGTGTGGGCACTGGTCATCCTGCAGTATTACCCTCTTTACTTCGCCTACGATTTGAATGAAAAAACGCTCGCGTCCACCATCCTGCTCACAGTGATGATCTGCATCTTCATCACCATCCTGCCGACACCCGCGTTTCTGGGGTCGCTGAACGCCGGGGTCCTGATTGCACTCCACGAAATCATGAACGAGCCGGAAGTGGCGGCGGTGAGCTTCGGTTTCGTCGCCTGGGGGCTCAATTTCATTGTCGTGATGGTGGGCGGCATCTACTTCATTCTGCACGACCACATCTCCGTCAAGAACCTCGTCGACATCGAAGAAGAAGTCTAG
- a CDS encoding Sec-independent protein translocase subunit TatA/TatB, whose amino-acid sequence MFDIGFFEIMILMGIGMFIIGPANLPRLAKAIGKGWGEFQRTFNELKQEVLDETETVKQTANMQELEQEVSAATKVDVDVNLDTDIRPNDN is encoded by the coding sequence ATGTTCGATATCGGTTTTTTTGAGATCATGATTCTCATGGGCATTGGCATGTTCATCATTGGACCGGCCAACCTGCCCCGTCTCGCCAAGGCCATCGGTAAAGGCTGGGGCGAATTTCAGCGCACCTTCAACGAACTCAAGCAGGAAGTGCTGGACGAAACCGAAACCGTCAAGCAAACGGCCAACATGCAGGAGTTGGAACAGGAAGTCTCCGCCGCCACCAAGGTCGACGTCGACGTCAACCTGGATACCGACATCCGGCCCAACGACAACTGA
- a CDS encoding bifunctional riboflavin kinase/FAD synthetase, with product MKITRGTKHFKGPLPHPVVALGNFDGVHLGHQLIFRRVAEIAREKQGAAMVFTFEPHPLKILAPEKAPPLLTTFRQKMELIEQCGIDEVVCADFTQQFADQRPRDFAKDILVDLLGSKEIVVGYDYAFGRGREGTLSYLQKMGEEFGFAVHVIEEIRINGQRVSSSHVRELIEDGQVEEARQFLGRYYSIHGPVVHGYKTGQRIGFPTANLDTSKVQIPGTGVYAVRIIHNQKEYNGAANIGFNPTFHRDRLSVEVHIFDFHQEIYGIDLEVQFIARIRGEKEFANADELVAQIEKDIETVKSILARHTF from the coding sequence ATGAAAATCACTCGAGGGACCAAGCACTTCAAAGGCCCGTTGCCGCACCCGGTGGTGGCGCTGGGCAACTTTGACGGGGTGCACCTGGGCCATCAGCTCATTTTCCGCAGGGTTGCGGAAATCGCCAGGGAGAAGCAAGGAGCGGCGATGGTGTTCACCTTCGAGCCGCACCCCTTAAAAATCCTCGCGCCGGAAAAAGCGCCGCCGCTCCTCACAACCTTCCGCCAGAAGATGGAGCTGATCGAACAGTGCGGCATCGACGAAGTGGTGTGCGCCGATTTCACACAGCAGTTCGCCGACCAGCGTCCCCGCGACTTCGCCAAGGACATCCTGGTGGACCTGCTCGGGTCGAAGGAAATCGTGGTTGGCTACGACTATGCTTTTGGCCGCGGGCGCGAAGGCACGTTGTCGTATCTGCAAAAGATGGGGGAGGAGTTCGGATTTGCCGTGCACGTGATCGAGGAGATCCGCATCAACGGCCAGCGAGTGAGCAGTTCGCACGTACGGGAATTGATCGAGGACGGGCAGGTGGAGGAAGCGCGGCAGTTCCTCGGCCGTTACTATTCCATCCATGGTCCGGTGGTGCACGGCTACAAAACCGGCCAGCGCATCGGTTTTCCCACGGCGAACCTCGACACCAGCAAGGTGCAGATTCCCGGCACCGGCGTGTACGCGGTGCGCATCATCCACAATCAGAAAGAATACAACGGCGCGGCCAACATCGGTTTCAATCCGACGTTCCACCGCGACCGGCTGAGTGTCGAAGTGCACATCTTCGACTTTCACCAGGAGATCTACGGCATCGACCTCGAAGTCCAATTCATCGCACGTATCCGCGGCGAAAAGGAATTCGCCAACGCCGACGAACTTGTGGCGCAGATCGAAAAAGATATCGAAACCGTCAAATCCATTCTTGCCAGGCACACGTTTTGA
- a CDS encoding SulP family inorganic anion transporter, translated as MKANGTETDFKQEARSFQEQLKKFFQSKTQNLRGDIFGGITAGVVTLPLALAFGVQSGLGATAGLYCAIALGLLSAAFGGTQTLISTPTGPMTVVSALIIGRVIDQTGSLAAGLGLIIAIFMLAGLIQILLGVFRIGSFIQYMPYPVISGFMTGIGVILIIVELFPFMGLESPKNVLTVLSQFPSAVPDANLSAVVLATMTMAIIYLFPRVSKAVPSTLVALIVGTLATALMGLSVPIIGEIPQGLPSLQLDALTGINASHLSMILIPALTLAGLGAIDSLLTSVIADTKTRTQHDSNRELIGQGCGNMLSGALGGIVGAGTTMSTLVNINTGGRTNLSGMISAGFLMMVLLGLGAYAQYIPIPVLAGILMTVGLDIIDYKGLKHLAAMPRSASFVLVTVFLLTVFVDLIEAVAVGMGISCVVFMKTMSDLGRKQTSLAPLNDLKLNFNGNGDSGHFHSLAEVSEQVYVKTVTGPIFFGFARTLTQKIRGLKNTRCVILDMDRVPYIDQTGLFAMEDMVRELNDQNIEVLMAGAKNQPLEMMKKMKMVPNVISSENVFPSTYDCLHSLGQRLTPASDHAR; from the coding sequence ATGAAGGCAAATGGAACTGAGACGGATTTCAAGCAGGAAGCCAGGTCATTTCAGGAACAATTGAAAAAGTTTTTTCAGAGTAAAACGCAGAATCTGCGCGGCGACATTTTCGGCGGCATCACGGCGGGCGTGGTGACCCTTCCCCTCGCGCTGGCATTTGGCGTGCAATCGGGTCTCGGGGCAACGGCGGGATTGTACTGCGCCATCGCGCTGGGTCTGCTCTCCGCCGCGTTTGGGGGCACACAGACCCTGATCAGCACGCCGACCGGACCGATGACCGTCGTCAGCGCGCTCATCATCGGCCGGGTGATCGACCAGACCGGAAGCCTGGCAGCCGGGTTGGGATTGATCATCGCCATTTTCATGCTGGCGGGGTTGATCCAGATCCTGCTTGGTGTCTTTCGGATCGGCAGTTTCATTCAATACATGCCATACCCCGTGATTTCCGGCTTCATGACCGGCATCGGGGTCATCCTCATCATAGTTGAGTTGTTCCCGTTCATGGGGCTGGAGTCACCCAAGAACGTGCTCACGGTGCTCAGCCAGTTCCCTTCGGCCGTTCCCGATGCGAATTTGTCCGCGGTGGTCCTGGCCACCATGACCATGGCCATCATTTATTTGTTTCCGCGGGTGAGCAAGGCGGTTCCCAGCACGTTGGTCGCTTTGATTGTCGGGACCCTGGCCACGGCGCTGATGGGGTTGTCGGTGCCGATCATCGGTGAAATCCCACAGGGTCTGCCCTCGCTCCAGCTGGATGCACTGACCGGCATCAATGCATCACATCTGTCGATGATTCTCATTCCCGCGTTGACGCTGGCCGGTCTGGGCGCAATCGATTCCCTGCTCACCTCTGTCATCGCCGACACCAAAACGCGCACCCAGCACGACAGCAATCGCGAGTTGATCGGCCAGGGTTGCGGCAACATGTTGTCCGGCGCGCTGGGCGGCATTGTCGGGGCGGGCACCACCATGTCCACCCTGGTCAACATCAACACCGGCGGCCGCACCAACCTGTCCGGCATGATCTCGGCTGGATTTCTAATGATGGTGCTTCTGGGGCTCGGGGCCTACGCCCAGTACATCCCGATCCCGGTTCTCGCCGGCATCCTGATGACGGTGGGCCTGGACATCATCGATTACAAGGGACTCAAGCATTTGGCCGCCATGCCGCGCTCGGCCTCCTTTGTGCTCGTGACGGTGTTCCTGCTCACCGTATTTGTGGACCTGATCGAAGCGGTGGCGGTGGGCATGGGCATCTCCTGCGTTGTGTTCATGAAAACCATGAGCGACCTGGGCCGCAAGCAAACGTCGCTCGCACCCCTCAATGACCTGAAACTGAATTTCAACGGAAACGGAGACAGTGGCCATTTTCATTCGCTGGCGGAGGTATCCGAACAGGTGTACGTGAAAACGGTGACAGGTCCCATCTTTTTCGGCTTCGCGCGGACATTGACGCAGAAGATCCGCGGCCTCAAAAACACGCGCTGTGTGATTCTGGATATGGACCGCGTGCCCTACATCGACCAGACCGGTTTGTTCGCCATGGAAGACATGGTGCGTGAGTTGAATGACCAGAATATCGAAGTGTTGATGGCGGGTGCGAAAAACCAGCCGCTGGAGATGATGAAAAAAATGAAAATGGTGCCCAACGTGATCTCGTCGGAAAACGTGTTTCCCAGTACGTACGATTGTCTGCATTCCCTCGGACAGAGATTGACCCCCGCGTCGGATCATGCCCGGTGA